CAAGGCCGGCTGGCAGAACTCCATCCGCCACAACCTGTCGCTCAACGACTGCTTCAAGAAGGTGCCCCGGGATGATGACGACCCGGGTAAGGAGGCTTTGAGTGTGGGGGGTGTCCCCAAGGAAggctcacttccttccttcccaagACCCCATTCTAGAAAGTTCTGACAAGGGCTGTGCCCCCCCAGAGACTGGGGGATGCTACCAGGCAGGGCAGAGGGGAGCTCAGCAGTGGAGGAGAACATGGGCCTGGGGGAAGATCGGGTTTTCAGTCCTGGCTGTGGTCCTGCCCAGTCAGTGACCTCCAGCAGGTTAGACCTcagagcctcagttccctcatcagAAAACCAGGGATAGTGATGGCATCTGCTTTGCAGGCTACAGTGGAGGTGATGAGATAATGTACACAAGGTCTTTGGTGTTATCAAGCGCTTAATCGCCAGCAGGAATTACGATCATCTGCATCTCCAGCACCCAGCACATAAAAAGTCtttggtgaatgaatgactgGACCAAGTAAAGCCCAAGGGCATCCCAAGACTGCCGAGAAGAGGATCTGACCTGGGTTAAACAGCCACTATTGGCCCATTTTGCTGCCTGCCCTGTTTCTACTTATGTAACCTCCTTTAACCCCATGACACCCCTGCAGGGTAGCTCTTATTAAACCCATTCTACAGATTAGGAAAATAACACTCAGAGGTGACACAGAATGAAGTGATATGATGGAGCTTGAATTTAAACTCAGTTTTCTCTAACATCAGAAATTGTGAGCTTTTCCTTTCCAATGATGCATTTCTAAAACTCAGAGACCTGCAGAGAGGCGTGTACTAAATAGTCATGCATCCATTTCCCAGAATTAAAGTCCATTTTTGTTCCACCGCAGGAAGCCAAGGTATAGCTCAGAGGAACCCCAACTCTGCCCCATTTGAGGTTGGCAAGCGCCAGGCCTGTTTGTCCCCAGAAGAGGGCAAGTGTTCTGTCCAAGGACTGCTGTCACCCTCAGGCTGAGAGACGGTAGCAGGAAGAGTTCAGGACTTCCCTCGAGATGGTACCTCCCAGCTGCAAAGCCCCTTTCCATATCCAGTGTCGATCGTTCTCAGTGAGCCTGAGGAAGACGGGGGCAACGGGCCCACTTTTCAGACTAGGAAACTGAGGTTCTCCCAAAGCCTCTCAGTCAGTGAGGAGCAAAGCCAGGACTCAAGTCTGTCTTCAGACTCCAAGCCTAGGACTATTAGGGAGTCCCAGAGTTTTTCCTGAGTCTTCTTTTCCTTCGGCATTGAAAGCCCTCCATCCTGCATCCCCCAGCCTCTCAGCATCCTTGCCCCCAGTACTTCATCCTTCTTAAAGAGACCTACATTGCAAACTCCTTAATGCCTGTGCCTCTCGGCTGCAGTCCCAGAGGGCCCTGTCATGGGCTGCTTAATGAAAGATGGAGGTGGTGTGGTCCATCAGTTGATGGAATTCCTTCATTCCTCAGTCCCTACTTTTGGGTCTCTGTCTTCCTGTATCTGTCACCTTGTCTTTTAGTTTATGACAATAAGAAGGAACAGAAGCAAAGTGTTTTGTCCACCTCTCTACTTACCCCCTTTCACTTTTGTATCAGGCAAAGGGAATTACTGGACCCTGGACCCCAACTGTGAGAAGATGTTCGACAATGGAAATTTCcgcaggaaaaggaagagaaaatcagaTGTTTCCTCCAGCACAGCCACCTTGGCCTTAGAGAAGACAGAGAGCAGTCTCCTGGCAGGCAGCCCCAAGACCACGGAGCCTCAGGACATCTTGGATGGAGCCTCACCAGGGGGCACCACCAGCTCCCCAGAGAagcagccctcccctcccccatcggGCACCCCTTGCCTTCACAGCTTCCTCTCCTCTATGACAGCCTATGTGAGCGGGGGGAGCCCCACGAGCCGGCCCTTGGCCACACCAGGACTGAGCCCTGAGCCCAGTGACAAGACGGGGCAGAACTCACTGAGCTTCAACTCCTTCTCCCCGCTCACCAACCTCAGCAGCCACGGCGGTGGGGGTGACTGGGCAAACTCCATGCCCACCAACACGCTTGGCTACGGAGGATCTGTGCTCGGCCAGTTCAGCCCTCACTTCTACAACAGTGTCAACACCAATGGTGTCCTCTACCCCAGGGAGGGCACTGAGGTCTAGGTACAGAACAGCTCCTCAGCCAGACGGACATGCCAGAAAGAAAAGCAGTGGAGGTCCTCCATGCCAGCCCCATGGTGGTCCATGACTGTGGAACTGCCCAGACATAAGCAGGAGCCTCCGAGGAATCCACCCTCTTTCTAGAACACTGGTTAAGGCTTCTGTTTATCACACATAGGCCCATACACAGAATCACCAACTTTGCAATGGAAATACTGGTACCTGCAGAGCAGCAATAACAGTGGCAGGTGCTGTACTAGGCTCTGTACTGGCCACACTTACTACTGACAGTCACCCTGTAAGGTTCACAAACCTCCCCattgaacagatgaggaaactgaggctcaaggaggTTAAGTAACATTTCCAGGGTTATATaaactagtaaatggcagagctaagAGTCAAATCCAGTTCTATGTGATCCTCAGAGATTGGAGGCTGGGATAGAGAACTGGTTGAGTAGCCAAAGAAGGTCAGTGTGAAAAGCTTGCTATGGCAAATAGAGCAAAATCTCTCCGCTGCTTTCTGTCCACCAACATTTAGTGTCAGCCCCGGCACATCTTGTCCTGGTCCAAGACCTTATTCTGCTTGCCCCAACTTCCCTGCAGACACTCCTTTTGCTACCACTCAAGGAAGGAAGTCACCAGTGGCCTTAGTGCAGGAGACTCAGCCCTGGTGGCCCTGCAGAGCAATGCATGTAACATGTGCAGTGCATCCCCATGGAGAGACATCATTGCTCCCTAGCCCCCCAGAAACCTTGAGCAGATCCAGGGCTCAGTGAGAGGAGTGGTGTGTACCCCTAAATCCTTCCACCCCAGCAGTGCCCATCTGTAAAATCTTGTAAAGCCCAGTTTCCTGTGTGCATGTCATGGGCCAGTGAGCTGGAGATGGCTGAGTCTTCCAAGAGAAACAAGGCTGGATAAGcgctggttttttttgttttttttgtttttcttttttagcccaGGAGAGGTGGATGTTTGTCTGAGAAAACAATGGCCTCAAGGGAGGGACTCAGGCCACCCTCACACGGGGTCTCTGCGTGATCTCCTGGATTTCTCCTTGTTTTTGTGAGTACTTTTTATGCCGGTGATGTTTCATCACAGAACACCCTGGGAagtgttgtttgttttattttctttttaattaaaaaaaaaatgtggtgcaGAAGCGTGGGCCTTCTTTATGAGATTCCCTGTCTCTCAGCTGCCTGGTGCGTTCAACAGGGGGCCAACTGCTGCCTGGAGCTGAAGGCATTTGggacaggagacagagaaagaatgcATATCAAGACTCAAGACTCTTTTCACCTCTGCATTGGTGTGGAGCCCAGACAAAAGCCCCCAAGGAAAAGAGGGGAGTCTGGGAAGGGAGGATAGGGTCTTGGAAGGAATCCATTAGTACCGTATCCCAGTCTTTATAGTTCATGCAAACCTCTTGATCATTTAATTCTAACAACCCTGCGAAGAGGGGGGTACTAGTctcattatacagatgagaaaactgagggtcCGAGTGGTTGAGAGATTCGCGTGAAGTCCACATCCAGTCCATACCTAGGTTTGTCTGACCCTACACCTCATCATGCTTCAGGATGGTCTCAGATGTGACCAATGCTAGAGGCAGTAACAACAGTACTATGGGCTGCAATTCACTGAGGGCTGTGGGCAGTTCCTGGGTCAAGTGCTGTGTAGGTAGGACCTTTTTAATCCTTACAGCAGCCCATAAGTGTGTACGCTGGTGATCCCCTGGGGTCCCTGACACAATGCCTGCTGCAGGACTTGTGCATTGAAGCTGGATTTTTTGTTAGGAGTTCTCTCTTTAGGTGTGCACTGAGAGGGCTTAAACCAGGAATAGCTGGCCATTTGCATCGCTGCCTACTCAAACCCTGGGGCCTCTCTTTCCTTGGAGTGACAGAGGGGAGCTggtaaataacaacaacaatgacaatgatgattgatgatgacgatgatggtgatgatgatgataagagCGTTCATCATGGGTTGACCATGTACAAGGCAGTGCATTAGGACTTGACCTACTTTATtgtatttaatcctcaaaataatccAGTGCACTCAATACCATTATTTTCAtaggtattattattaccattattgtataggtaagaaaactgaggcccagggagattCATACCTTGATAGAAAGCAGCCACAGTCAGGACTCAAGCAGTTCCATTGATGCCTTGGCTAAAGTGCTTCTCCACAGAATCTAGCAATGGGGAGCCCAGGACTTACCACAGGACAGCAAAATCATGACaaccaagagaaaaagaagcaggGCTGCCTGAGAAGCCCTTAGGCCCTTTCCCTGGGAGTCCTTTTCCACAGGGAGACTTCTGGCAGATTCCATGTGGCCTacaaaagtaaaaggatgggaCATGGTGTCAGACTGTCAGACTGTTAGAAAACCCAAGATAGGCCTGCCCCTCTCTGCAGAGAAAGGAAGCCTGCAGCTCGGAGGGAAGGCACTCCACAAATGTCACCAGGACAGTGAGGTCAGAGTCAGAATTAAAATGCAAGTCCCTGAAGCCCAGACTAGGATCCTTTATCACACTGGATCCCTCTGTCACCAAATTTGCCCAAACAGACCACCCTCTCCATTGATCATCTCACTGCCTGCTCTTCAGCTCCTACTCCTTCCCCTAGGTGGGTCTGCAATGGGCGAGGGCCTGGGCCAGAAACGAGGTGTGAAGGGGCCCAGGGAGAGCCCAAGCCAACCCGGAAGGGAGCCGGCCAAGGGAACCAAGGCCCACAACCTCAAGTCTCCAGTCTTCTTCAGCACAAAATTCAATGATGGGCACAAGCAGAAAGGAGAAAGTGTTTAGGGCTCTGACAACACAAAGACCCTGCCAACTCTTGCCTGTGGCCCTGCAAGGAGTTCCTGGTAGCAGCGCCAGGAGCTCATGGGAAGCGTGACTCTGCAAGCACCCAGAAGGGCACAGCTGAGGGGAGTCGCAGGCCAAGAAGGGGTCTCCCAGTAGCCTCCATGGAGGCTGCCTGCCCCTCCTTTGGTTCTCTTCCTctgagaagaagagagagggagggaggcagggagggaggaaaaggtgGGATAGAGGAAGGGAGGGGTAAAGGACTGGTTATTTACCAAGCCCTTAATCGTGTGTGCAGTGCTGTGCATGGACACTTGCATGATTAGCCTCCTACTCTTTGGCTCCATGTTGAAGCCATGGTGTCCAGCATCCATAAAGGGTCTGAGAAAAGGGCCACCTggaaggctgcctggaggagaTGCGACTGGAGCTGAAAGATGGTGAAAGTGAGCTGATTCAAACCACTAATTTACCCTCACCCTCCAACAGCCAAACTCGAATCCTCCCCAAGCCCTGAGTTAGCGTGCCTCCATTTCCAAGTGACGTGGAGGTTGGGGGAAGTAGGCCTCAAAgcagaatatatatgtataatatacgtACATTTCATAATCCCATTTATTTTAGTAGGCAAAGTTGCAAGAGGAAAAGTTGGGCAATACTATACATAAAATACTAGCAGTCATTGTCTGGTGGCTAATAAAATATTAGGTGTGGCTTTTGGTCATTGTGTTTATCTCTTGTGTACAGTGGACATATTGTCACCCCAGGTCACCACAGCTAGATACCACTGCTTCCAGTGATAGGGGTGCAAGAGACCTGCCATATTGTCCCATGGTCCCCCCGCCAGCACAGATGACTGATCCTGAGGGACACCTGACCCAAGCTGAGGTCTTTCTGCTATGGCTGAGGAATGAGTCCCCTTAGCACAGACATGGCTCTTAGGCAGCCACCATTGAAAGAAAGGGGAATCAATGTGAGACCAACGACTTATCTAAAATGTGAGattcaaggctgggtgtggtggctcccacctgtaatcccagcactttgggagactgaggcaggaggatcatttgagtccaggagtttgagaccagcctgggcaacacaatgaaatcccatctctacaaaagatttaaaaaaatagccaggtgtggtggcgtgtgcccatagtctcagctactcaggaggctgaggtgggaggatcacctgagcccaggagacggaggttgctgtgagctgagatcatgccacttcactccagcctgggcaacagagtgagactctgtctcaaaaaaataaaataaaataaaataaatcgtgagagtcagaaaaacaaatgctcaGACTTACTGAAAAGCTAATGCCAAGCTGGTGAGAGTGTTGTGGGAGTTAAAAGGTG
This DNA window, taken from Macaca fascicularis isolate 582-1 chromosome 6, T2T-MFA8v1.1, encodes the following:
- the FOXI1 gene encoding forkhead box protein I1 isoform X1 — its product is MSSFDLPAPSPPRCSPQFPSIGQEPPEMNLYYENFFHPQGVPSPQRPSFEGGGEYGATPNPYLWFNGPTMTPPPYLPGPNASPFLPQAYGVQRSLLPSVSGLGGSDLGWLPIPSQEELMKLVRPPYSYSALIAMAIHGAPDKRLTLSQIYQYVADNFPFYNKSKAGWQNSIRHNLSLNDCFKKVPRDDDDPGKGNYWTLDPNCEKMFDNGNFRRKRKRKSDVSSSTATLALEKTESSLLAGSPKTTEPQDILDGASPGGTTSSPEKQPSPPPSGTPCLHSFLSSMTAYVSGGSPTSRPLATPGLSPEPSDKTGQNSLSFNSFSPLTNLSSHGGGGDWANSMPTNTLGYGGSVLGQFSPHFYNSVNTNGVLYPREGTEV